CAGCTCACAGTGTGTCAAATGcgagcggggcggcggcgcgcgtgtTGGTCGCGGGcttggtggcggcggcgggcgcgggggcgcagGCGCTGCCGGCTGTGACGGCGCTACTGCATGATGAGGACACGTGAGTTATATACATGATACAGGGGGTTGCGAAGAAGGATATACTAAggcgaaacctacgtgtgcagcttGTTGTATCTAAGCCCGATTTCATTTTCGGCCTGAGATATAACATActagtgtagtaggtataccatttttgcaaacaccctgtagattgctactaaatattttggtaagatatagcttttttattattgcacAGCAATCGCTGCTGCATCTAGGtacttagcgtgtcggtgacaaacactagagcgcggctagggtttgtcaccgtggcgTATGGATCAGCCGAATAGCATCATTCGCTGACTGGGTGCGCCAGACTTGGATGCTCCCTTCGTAACCGTCCTTTCGTCCTCAAACTTGTTGTACTTTCCCTCAAAAATACGAGTTTCACGGCAGCTATTATTGCCGACCAGGCTAACCTCTAAGTACAGACAACTGACTGCGATATCAGCAACGtgcaatacagggtgttaactagaatgcgtttgagcgggaaatgggggttagtataagtctaaccaagcacgtttctaagaaaaaaaacatcaaaatctccaatatttatgtttaaagtctaaagtaaagtggaaagttttaccttaatcaaaaacatggtcaccctacacaaacacataaccaatgagacattcgattgcaaaagaacacacactataaatttgttataaacttcacttttcataatttatttgatgtaactatgattgtaattaattacacagtaggtaataacaattattaaataaaatttaaattattcatggtgattaatgacatactaatcaacaattaaacagctgattatcataaagtttgatagatcgtacagaatataatttatgactttctaggagctcagaacaataattaaacctttttactcagaataaggtaagcgtttagtattcacccttgatacttacaacattttatttttcttttattacctaaagatgcgtacagaccggcccaacgaacgtccaccgatggacatttatcatacataatacaggggcagattgagcaacgaaggtcaacaaaacccgttcgttggcgttcgtttggccggtctgtatgcagctaaagttaaaagaccacaatgcataacaggatgataacagggtctacttcaatgacgaattggtttacttacactcgctcatctcgatttgtgttgtgATTGAGACTGAGACgtctttgatgacgaatagtacggaaatcctcataataagtatggcctcactttaaataccagtagaataataacaatctcgcgtatcataaccatcgagtatttatgatagtcattacctcctctgtggatctagtctgtcagtcagtcattgttgtttacttgtttacaatatttttttacaattattacctaaaagggaaaaggtacctacaattctatcttttgattaccaagccttgttcctcatttcgttttatgttgtgctgtgctgtgaatacctacgtgtgacctatgttatgaagcataaaatgaaaatgttctgtattcataaaagataattgtgtatcaataaagttatacttatggagtaaaatgaaatgtctacaatggattgggtactttgagtacccaaaatctcggtaggtaccttgacgatgtggctccacgagtgtggtgcagatgcacgcatacttttttattgaccttggctttgaattgtttggccttgatcttggctttcaagttcatgatcattctgtcaaacgtacctaaacctgaatagggtgactatgaaattttaaaatgtactaaataaaactgttttatgttggtcagcttaaagcaaataaaatacgttttttaatgtcttatcgtgttcagtatcatcagctgtatctaccatttcccgctccaacgcaattaagttaacaccctgtatacctaccACGTTACTAACTAACTAACATCTGTCCCTTTACTTCCATCCGCAGCTCAGTCCGCGAAGCCGCAATCCCAGCCTGGGCTGCCCAACACCGGCACACCAGCGGCCCGCAGCGCGAACGCTCGTGGGCCGCACTAGAGCAAGCCTTGGCCGCCCCTGGCGCGGGggaggcggcgcgcgcggccgaCGCACTCGCCTCGCTGCTGGGGACGCCCGGCCGAGGGGGCGATGATACTGGTCAGTTTACTATACTTGGTGTAATTTTACTAATATTCTAGACGTGacagtttgtgagtatgttgTTGTTATCTTGGCCTCCCCTGCCGCGGGCGCGGCTATAACTACTAATAGCATAAAGAATAAAGTGAAAATGATTGTTAGTTTTTTACGGGAAAATTATTGATCAATTCTGACGAAATTTGGCGTAGGAAGCGTTGGATTAACATATAGATAAGCTTGTTTTTACGGCAAAACGGGCAACATCTAGTAATAGATTAATATACGTCTATATGAACCATAGACACTAGTGAGTGGCCGTATCAATAAGTCACGTTAAATACAATACCATTAAATGCCGCTCATTATGAGTTAGCtcaaaaaaaatgaaaaagtcTTCAGCTCACTATActacaacaaataaaaaacacgTTTCCCTTTAAAGTTCTACTTTGCTGACATTACGTTAATTTCCCCAACAGCGATCCAGCTGCTCTGCTCCCTCTGTTCCACCGCGCCGCTGACGGCAGACAGCGCGGCCGCCCTGACCGCCGCGCTGACGCAGGCCACGCACCACGCGCCCGAGCATCCCCTCCTGCCGCCCGCCCTCAGGTACATCACTACCCGCCGGCACATCACTAGCGGCTCCGGATAGCGCTGCGCCCTGACCGCGATATATAGCTTGATGATCTACTGCAGATTATGTGATTTAGAAGAAAtactacatattataaaaaattcatacctactttaaaagtATCTACTTATAGTCCTGTTACTCCCCTGTGGAGCTCAGGGCTACAGACATTCTTCGCCACGCTTCCCTATCTTTACTTGGGCCCacgaaaaagtaaagtaaagttttttaaaagtatctgtcaaatatataattttatttttatgtttttatttattaacagaaATCCACAGCAACTTAATTAACATAGCTTGCTAacattgtttataaataaggcCATTAAtggattttattttactttgttaTTCCATCTTTCCTGGCATCtgactataatatttttaaaataaaaataaatcttatgaCTTACGTATTTCTTATAATCCCACAGAAAACTAGAAGAAGGCGTGCAAGCCCCGGGCCTGGCACAGTACAAATCGTCGATAGAAGCGCTCATCCACAACGTCGTTGGAATGACGCCGTCGAGGGAAGTGACGTCATCGCGCGACGCAAAACCGACGACGTCAAACCTCCTTGCGGCTCAAGAGGCGGTGGGCAGGCGAGTCACGCAAATGTTCCAACAATCGAAAACCAATATGAACATACCGAATATATTCAAAAAGAAAACGTAGCACGCACCGTGGATGTAAAGTTTAATTATTGAGTTTTTAAAGATTGTAGTAAAAAGTTTGGAATTAAAAAAACGCGGTTATTTTTGGTATGCTCAacaacaattttaaaatactgaGCACTCTGAGCAGTctgttacattattaaatagttatatttttgtgactatgaaacatgtaaaatattgttaaactTTCTATCTTATATTAGGTAGATGCTCAACAAGCAAATCTTCATCTTAGCTTGTCGGTGAAAAGCAACAGAGAGAGATTACTTGGGCAGGCTCGTTTCGAAACATGAAGATGAATGATGTTATGAATTATTATCCACTATTTAGGAACGAATTTAAATCTTATCCTGCCAAAATGTGGTTATTGTGAGAACTAATATGACTCGATTTGATCAGCGTTATAATACAGGTAGTCTTTGGTTTGGACAGCTTTTAATTTATACTATGTTTGCTTCAAAATCACCCCCCCAATATACTGTGCCGATGCCACGCCCTACATTCCATgtccatttatttatatcagtAGAAAAATATCAGCAGTTCCTTCTTACCTCACTgatatttttgacaaaattataaacatttcTGAGTGCTTCCTTTAAAAATCTTGCTATTGTTATATTATATCATATCAGTGACTTTAAGATTTTGTAATTATGTTATTCCCtccatatttaaattttattgttatgatacttttttttaaataatgtgactaatttaaatttaattcgaaatgtacttacttacaaataatttaattaagaatctcatttataataatttatgttataataaattttaaaattaggtataatttttatagtattttttcaggGAAAATTAAACAGGGCAAGTTAAATGACCTACCCGTATCAGATGGTttttttcaatcaaaaataGTTTATGTATACCACAGTACAAAATcggatttaattaattactgaGGCCTCGTTATAAATCATTCTGTTAGTCCTGATTCATGATAGCACAATGTTGAATTTTATCTtcgtaattaaattatttattacataatacctatatgttttttattttaatacatcattttattgtataaagaAGTCTTATCGTTCCCCTTGAAGATTGACATCATGCTCAAACTAAAATTGATACTAATGCTGATTTAGCTTAGAACATGTAACAATGGCTTATTTTATATTGGCTTGTAGTTGTACCAAATCCCACTACTGCCGCTGTAGCAAGGTTTGGCATGAGTACCACCGAATAGCTTCGGCACAACTCGTAAAATATGATAGGGCCCTCCCTAGAGTGGGCCGTGTAAACTCATAGGTAGAACACCCTTGAACTAAGGATCCAAGTCtagtaattacatatttacaagTTGTTTCATTTGTCAATCGAAGCGCCCGTTGTATGCAGGATAgacgtaaaaaataaaaccgttTTTTTCCTGCATAACTGGGCATTTCTGTTTTCTAAGTGATTGTAAGTCAAatcaaatatacctaattatgtatatatattttttacttcagACGTGATGTGTTTAGTTTCCACCTACATAGGAATCAAACCCGTGACCTAGAAGTTCTAatagttaattaagtacttactaaactactattttctttaaaatatgtGTTCTTAGCAGCTAGCAGTTATCGGAGGACCCAAAACAATGAAAATGACCGAGAAACATCTACAAACTGGTAAGTCTtactttattatgtaagtagttacctattacagttatttacttacacgTGGAAGGGTCTCTTATCGATTTCCTTTCAgctaataataacattaataacaAGCAAGCAGTTGGTCGAATTCTCATTGTTAGGTACCTCCTTAACAGGAGGAGGGGAgccattattttttaagtgaatatgaattaattattacattatttgcCAATCGATCTTTCTTTTGTATAGCATCTTaaactatgtacctaattaggaaagtatacatatacctGTCTTATGATGGGCTAGTTTCTTAGCTAGTTTACATTGACGATTCTCTCACTTACTGAATATTTCAGGAGATGCTCTGCCTCCATATAATGGCAGACTGCGGCTTTTTGCCATGAGATTCTGTCCATATGCTGGCCGCTGTGTCCTGGTACTGAATGCTAAGAACATCCCCTATGATGTGGTCTACATCAACCTTACCAAGAAGCCTGAATGGATCTTCAACTTTAGCCCTAAGGGTAAGGTATTGCGGTACAACTGTTACCTACAACAATTTTTGATTCTCACTTTTGACTTATGTCGTCATCGTGTACGTTTTAATCGTAGAGCGAAAGTTCTACATTTAGCATGACCTCCCTCACCCCCTTAATttcttacataggtactgcTGTGTAGGTATTATCGGAGAATTCCCTAAAGTCTAGTAGCCTCTGGCCTTTAGGAGTTTAGAACCGCTTGAACCCTATATACCCAGGTGTTCACTACAAACAACACGCACCCGCAGAGATGTTGAGCACGAGAATAGGGCTAGCAAGCTACAAGGATTGAATTCTCCTTATCATCATACTTACTACTACTTTGACATGTGCATTGCGCACCTCCAGGAGCGGTGCCAGCCCTAGAGTACGAGGAAGGCAAGGCCCTATTCGACAGCAACGTGATCAACACGTACTTGGACGAGGAGTACCCGGAGTGCCCGCTGCAGGCCTCCGACCCGCTGCGCAGGGCTCAGGACCAGCTCGTCGTTGAGAACTTTAATACTGTGAGTATGGGTACGAGTTCTAGTCTATGCAGTCATTTCCTTTATTCTTCGCCGTGACCGCCGAGCAATCGTAACGGACATTCGTGTCCGTTACGATTGCTCGGCGGTCCTACCTACACGATCGGAATTCAGGTACCTTACCTGCTATAACTTGCAGAACATAAGAAGATTAAtcaactatgtacctacctacctgacACTAGTTTTTGCACATGTCTTGTTGGTTGGTACAGTAGAAAGTTCATGTGAAGAGGAGGTTGGCCTAGCCACAGCAGTCAGCATCTAAAGCGGCTGCCTCACGTCAAACTGGTAGGCCCTGTCTCACATTGGTCTTATTACGTAATGTCTATAGCCTGTTTATAAGCATAAATAAACTAATGATGCTGGTATCTAGTCGAAGGGCGTCACCATGGattaagtatatacctacttaagtacctaaaatgACCACACCCTCTGCAGGTCATAACAGCGTACTTCACGGCAGCCTACAACCCTCAAGGCTTGCAGCCGTCTCATCCAGAGATCTTCCACAAAGGCCTGGAGCTTCTTCAAAAGGAACTGGAGACACGAGGCACGGAGTTCCTCCATGGTGCTGAAGCGGGCATGGTGGACTACACTCTGTGGCCCTTCCTAGAGCGGTTTGAGGCTCTGCCGCTGGGAAACGCTGAGTTAGCTCTTGACAAGTCTAATTACAAGACTCTGGTTAGTACCTAATACCTACTGTAGATAAATATATAGACAGTAGACACCCATTTACGGATTCCTAACAGAAATCTCTTTTCCAGCTGACGTACATGGAGTCTATGAAGCAACTGCCAGCGGTGATGTCCAACTACTTGCCTCCAGACATATACGCCAAATTCACCGATTCCTTCGTCACTGGAGACCCTGACTATGACATTCTCCTCTCTAGCGATGAAGGGTGCTGATTCCATCTAAGAAAGAACACGGAAAAGTCAGGGCAATTGCTAGTCACACgcttttttgaaaattatttcgtgcataataaaattaatgaattcACCCACTGACCTAAAATGCGTTGTGAATTCACATCTTACTTATGAAATACCTATTTAAGGCATGAAATTAATTAAGAAACAGAAAATTTTTACTTatcttatttaagtataaaaaagtgAGATGTATAGTTATACCAATGCAATGTAACCCTCATCGGGCACACGGGTCAAAATAACTTCAACCAACTGGTAGGCTGTAACTTTACGACTGTGTGCTTATGCTCAATCTGCTggaatcattttgttatacataatataaaatgcaTGCATTAATGaagataattattgtttaaagattttataaatatttcaaaacaaCTACTGGTTATAGCTGTAAAACGATTTTTGGTAATCATTGTGAAGTAAACATAGTCAGTGACGATTATTATCCTTTATACTTTGAATTTCATTCCTCAAtcatatttattcaaaataattactttaaaattaatgtttaaatatctaaagatttattataaattgtaaaagcgataattttattgttttggaGGTTTTCACTCGTGGTCATCACATCCACCACGTGCCCTATAAATACGAC
The sequence above is a segment of the Plutella xylostella chromosome 29, ilPluXylo3.1, whole genome shotgun sequence genome. Coding sequences within it:
- the LOC125488545 gene encoding pyrimidodiazepine synthase-like is translated as MKMTEKHLQTGDALPPYNGRLRLFAMRFCPYAGRCVLVLNAKNIPYDVVYINLTKKPEWIFNFSPKGAVPALEYEEGKALFDSNVINTYLDEEYPECPLQASDPLRRAQDQLVVENFNTVITAYFTAAYNPQGLQPSHPEIFHKGLELLQKELETRGTEFLHGAEAGMVDYTLWPFLERFEALPLGNAELALDKSNYKTLLTYMESMKQLPAVMSNYLPPDIYAKFTDSFVTGDPDYDILLSSDEGC